In Pseudoroseomonas cervicalis, the DNA window CGCTTCGACGTCGTCTACAACCTGCTGTCGCTGACCCATAACCACCGCATCCGTGTCATCACCGAGACCGATGCGGCGACGCCGGTGGCGACGGTCTGCGATCTCTGGCCCTCCGCCACCTGGTTCGAGCGCGAGGCCTGGGACATGTACGGCATCGTCTTCGACGGCCAGCCCGACCTTCGCCGCATCCTGACGGATTACGGCTTCGAGGGGCATCCGCTGCGCAAGGACTTCCCGCTGACCGGCTTCGTCGAGGTCCGCTACGATTCCGAGCGGCAGCAGGTGGTCTATGAGCCCGTCAAGCTGCAGCAGGATTTCCGCAATTTCGATTTCCTCTCGCCCTGGGAAGGCATGACCACGCTGCCCGGCGACGAGAAGGTGCATCTCAACCGGATCACCCGCGAATGAGCCTCAGCACCGACGACACCCCGGCCGCCGGCGGCACGCGCACGGTCGAGATCGACAGCCACACCATCAATTTCGGCCCGCAGCATCCGGCGGCGCATGGCGTGCTGCGCCTGATCCTGGAGATGCAGGGCGAGGTGGTGGAGCGCGCCGACCCGCATATCGGCCTGCTGCATCGCGGCACCGAGAAGCTGATCGAGCACAAGAGCTACCTGCAGGCGCTGCCCTATT includes these proteins:
- a CDS encoding NADH-quinone oxidoreductase subunit C, whose translation is MADETALEPAEAPRAPTAQEALLATVLGAVPEGVVTASRIARGEEIELRIRREALHAVLQMLRDDPRLAFEQCMDICGVDWPTRAARFDVVYNLLSLTHNHRIRVITETDAATPVATVCDLWPSATWFEREAWDMYGIVFDGQPDLRRILTDYGFEGHPLRKDFPLTGFVEVRYDSERQQVVYEPVKLQQDFRNFDFLSPWEGMTTLPGDEKVHLNRITRE